CGGAGCTGAGGCGGAAGATGGGGGAGGCGGGGAGGAGGATCGTGCTGGAGGAGTTCGACGAGGAGATCGTGATCGGGAGGACTATGGAGGTTTATCAGGCGCTCATTCAGTCCCAGGTCGCGGCGGTATCTCCGAATTGAATCTCCTTCTCTCGACTGGTTCTGGGGTCTGCAGTTAAAATTCTCGAATGCTTTTCAGAGGAAGAAGAAGGCGAAGTGCTTCTACTGCTTTGGTCCTGTCCGGGGCGGCAAGCCTTCCGGCCTTCCTGATAATCAAATTCACATCCAGGGTGAACAGTTTCATCCGAATGATCGAAGGTGAGGGGAGCCCTGCGGCGTCCAGGTCCTCGATCTCCGAATCGAGCGGCCAATCCGAATTCCTGGCACTCGTGATCATTGCCATGACCGCATGGCCGACCTGCTGATTGAACTCCCGGGAATCGGACAGGATCAATGCCGGTCGTCGTTTTGTGGTCGCCTTGTCGGTGAACGGAAAGGGAACAACAACGACATCGAAGGCATCAAAGATCACGATATGCCTCCTCGTCAGCCGCAGATTCCCATTCGTTCAGGGTTCCTTCAAGTGCCTGGGCAAAGGCCAGATCGATCGGCCTCGCTTTTCTGATCCGTATCTGGTGATCCTCGATGTCGAAGGCAATCGTATCTCCAGCCTTCAGGTGCAATACTTTGCGGACCGGTTCCGGGATGGTGGCCTGATATTTGGATGTGATTCGGCTCGTCGCTGTCGGCATGGGCGAACCTCCTTTTTCGGTAATACTATCATTACCTGTTCTGCTGGACAAGAGGGATAATTACCGCCACCTGGAAACGGCATCTACGACGCCATGAACAAGGGGATCCGGATGGCCGGCGGCGAAATCGTTGGCAATACCTCGTGATCTGTAATCAGTGATCTGTGATAATTCATCACGAAATCACGAATCACGAATCACGGCATTTACATCCAAGATGAGTCTTGGTAAAGTGAAAACGAAATCCACTTTACCTTGAGAGGTGACTCATGCCTTCAACCGTTACGGTAAGCAGCAAGAACCAGATCGTCATCCCGCTGGAAGCCAGGGAGAGACTCCATATTCTGGCTTTGGTTAAAGATCAGATGTTAATCTGCGTACATCCGATTTGATCTGCGTTCAATTGAGACACTAGATTAATGACTTCTCGGTGCTCTGTGTCTCTGTGGTGAATGCCTTTGATCAACCACTTAAAACCTGAATTGTACTCAGATAACTTCGGATAAAGGCGATTTAAAGGCGATGAAACTTATTCTGATCCTGAATGATTTAGGGGTTGCCCGGATCAATCAATAAACAAGAAGGAGGAAAGTGAACGTTTCCCGGGATCCGCAGTGGTATTAACCAGTGACGAGTCACGAGTCACGAGTCACGAATTCACTATGCAAAAAGTCGCACTCATCACCGGCATTACCGGCCAGGACGGTGCATATCTCGCCGAATTCCTGCTCAAAAAAGGGTATGTCGTACACGGTATCAAGCGCCGCTCCTCGCTCTTCAACACCGACCGCATCGACCATCTGTACCAGGACCCCCACGTGGAGAACCGCAACTTCATCCTCCACTACGGCGACCTGACCGACTCGACCAACCTGATCCGCATCCTCCAGCAGGTGCAGCCCGACGAGCTGTACAACCTGGCGGCCCAGTCGCATGTCGGTGTCTCCTTCGAGACCCCGGAGTACACGGCCAACGCCGACGGCATCGGCACCCTGCGGCTGCTGGAGGCGATCCGCATCCTGGGGCTGGAGAAGAAGACCCGCTTCTACCAGGCCTCCACCTCCGAGCTCTACGGCCTGGTGCAGGAGATCCCCCAGAAGGAGACCTCCCCCTTCTATCCCCGCTCCCCCTACGCGGTGGCCAAGCTCTACGGCTACTGGATCACCGTCAACTACCGCGAGGCCTACGGGATGTACGCCTGCAACGGCATCCTCTTCAACCACGAATCCCCCATCCGCGGGGAGACCTTCGTCACCCGCAAGATCACCCGCGCCGTCGCCCGCATCTCCCTCGGCCTGCAGGACTTCCTGTACCTCGGCAACATGAGCGCCCTGCGCGACTGGGGGCATGCCCGGGACTATGTGGAGATGCAGTGGCTGATGCTGCAGCAGGACCACCCCGAAGACTTCGTCATCGCGACCGGCGTGCAGTACAGCGTCCGCCAGATGGTCGAAACCGCCGCCGCCGAAGTCGGCATTACCTTAAGGTGGGAAGGGGAGGGGAAGGAGGAGGTCGGGATTGTCCAGGAGGTCCAGGGTCCAGGGCCCGAGGCCCAAGGTGAGCTCAAAACTCAAAACTCAAAACTCAAAACGGGTGATGTCGTCGTTCGAGTCGACCCGCGCTATTATCGCCCGACAGAGGTAGAAACTCTTCTCGGCGACCCGACCAAGGCGAAGGAAAAGCTCGGCTGGACCCCGAAGACCACCTTCAGGGAGATGGTGAGGGAGATGGTCTTGTCGGACCTGGAGGAAGCGAAGAAGGACGAGCTGTGCCGGCGGCATGGGTTTAATACGTTTGATTACCACGAGTAGAAAACTGTTGGTTTAGTTCTATTTGTTCAATTGGTTGGGGCTGGTAAAACAAGTAAAACGAATTGAACAAATGGAACGAATGAAACCGCTTTTTCCGGAGGGGGTATGGCTAGGCTGAATAGTTTTGAAGAGCTTGAATGCTGGCAGGATGCAAGGGAACTCACGCGCAAAGTTTATGATCTTTTTAAAAACGACTCCTTTCGGAAGGACTATGATCTGCTGAGTCAGATCAGACGAAGCGCCGTTTCCGTCATGGCTAATATTGCCGAAGGCTTTTACCGGCACATTCCTTGACTACTCGAGAGCGTCCCTGGCAGAGACAATCAGCCATTTTTATGTCGCCTTTGATCAGGGGTATATCACGGCAGATAACCTTTCCGATATGAGAAAATTTTCGGAGAAAGTCGGGCGGAAAATCAATGGATTGGTTTCCTACCTCCACCAAGCAACCAATAAAACAAATTGAACGAATTAAACATGAACTCAACCTCAAAGATATTCATAGCCGGCCACAGAGGCCTGGTCGGCTCGGCCATTCTGAGTCGCCTGCGGCAGGGCGGCTACTCCAACCTGGTCACCCGCACCCATGCGGAGCTCGACCTGACCCACCAGCAGGCGGTCTCTGAATTCTTCGCGGCGGAGAAGCCCGAGTACGTCTTTCTCGCGGCTGCGAAGGTCGGCGGGATCGTGGCGAACAACACCTACCGGGCCGATTTTATCTACGAGAACCTGGCCATCCAGAACAACGTCATCCACCAGAGCCGGGTGAACGGGGTGAAGAAGCTTCTCTTTCTGGGGAGCACCTGCATCTATCCCCGGGAGTGCCCCCAGCCGATGAAGGAGGAGTACCTCCTGACCGGCCCCCTCGAGTACACCAACGAACCCTACGCCATCGCCAAGATAGCCGGGATCAAGCTCTGCGAGAGCTGCAACCTGCAGTACGGCACCAATTTCATCTCCGTCATGCCCACCAACCTGTACGGCTCCGGCGACAACTTCGACCTGGAGAAGTCCCACGTGCTGCCGGCCCTGGTGCGCAAGATGTACCTGGCCCGCCTGCTGGAAGCCGGGGACATGGAGGCTGTCCTGGCCGATCTGGGCGCGGGGAGCGAGGCCGAGGCGGGGGCGATTCTGGAGCGGTTCGGGGTCTCGGCGGAGAGCGTGGAGATCTGGGGAACGGGAAGGCCCCGCCGGGAGTTCCTCTGGAGCGAGGACATGGCCGACGCCTGTGTCTTTCTCATGGAAGAGCGGGACTTCGCCGACACCCATGCCCCGGGAGCGAAGGAGATCCGCAACACCCACATCAACATCGGCACCGGCGAGGACGTGAGCATCGCCGAGCTCGCCGAGCTGGTGCGCCGCACCGTCGGCTTCGGAGGCCGCCTGTCCTTCGATCCCGCCAAGCCGGACGGCACCCTGCGCAAGCTGACCGATCCCTCCAAACTGCACGCCCTTGGGTGGCGGCACCGGGTGAAGCTGGAGGAGGGCGTGCGCAGGATATACGAATGGTATCTGGAGAACGGAGGAGCTGTTCGGTAAAATCCTGTTCACCGCAAGTCGCGAAGGACGCAAAGTATACCCGATGTTTTCCTCTGCGCTCTTTGCGTCTTGAGTGAGCGAAGCGAACGGGCGGTGAAATATTTTTGGGTTTGGCTCTGACGCGAGTATTGCGCATTTGCAGATAAAAAGGAGGGGGTTATGGATTACCGGATCGTTCATCACGGAGGCCACACGGGCGTTACCGGCTCGTGTCATGAGCTCCGCATCGCGGAGGATGCCGGCATTCTCGTCGACTGCGGGTTGTTTCAGGGGGACGAGGAACGGGGGACGCGGGACGGGGAAGGGCCTGGTCTCGTTCCGCATGCCGCGTCCCGCACGCCGAATCAGATCGATTTCCCCATCGGACACATCCGCGCCCTGGTCGTCACCCACGTCCATCTCGACCACGTCGGGCGCATCCCCTTGCTGCTCGCCGCCGGATACGACGGACCCATCCTGTGCAGCGAGCCGAGCGCCATTCTCCTCCCCCTGATGCTCGAAGACGCCCTCAAGGTCGGCGTCACCCGCGACCGCCGCCTGATCGAGACGGCCCTGGAGCGCGTCAAGCGCCTCATCGTTCCCCTCCCTTACGGCAGGTGGCACGAGATCCCGGCGGGGGAGGGGAGGGAGCTGGCCGTCAAGCTCCAGCCCGCCGGCCACATCCTGGGCTCCGCCTACGTGGAGTGCAGGGTCAGGACAGGTGTTAACCAGTTACAAATCACGAATCACGAGTCACGGGTCATCTTCTCCGGAGACCTCGGCGCGCCGTATGCGCCCCTTCTGCCTGCGCCGAAATCTCCGTGGGGGGCCGATGTGGTGGTGCTGGAGTCGACCTACGGCGACCGGGAGCATGAGGGGCGGCGGCAGAGGCGCAGGCGCCTTCAGGGGATCATCGAGAGTGCCCTGGCGGACCGGGGAACTATCCTGGTGCCGTCCTTCGCCATCGGTCGCACGCAGGAGCTGCTCTACGAGCTCGAGGATATCGTCCACCGCAACCGCGGACGCTACGCGGCGAAGGGGCTGCCCTGGGAGGATCTGGAGATCGTGGTCGACTCTCCCCTTGCGGGCCGCTTCACCGAGGCCTACCGGACCCTTCGCCCCTTCTGGGATGCCGAAGCCAAGCAGCGGGTTCTATTCGGGCGCCATCCGCTCGCCTTCGAGCAGATGACCACCGTCGGCTCCCACGACGATCATGAGAACGCCGTGCGCCTCCTCGCCCGTTCGGGGCGCCCGTGCATCGTTGTCGCCGGCTCGGGGATGTGCACCGGGGGGCGTATCGTCAACTACCTGAAGGCGCTCATCGGCGATCCGCGCACCGACATCGTCTTCGTCGGCTACCAGGCCAGGGGGACGCCGGGGCGGGCGGTCCAGAAGTACGGCCCGGGAGGGGGTTACGTGGTCCTCGACGGCCGGCGCTACGACATCGCCGCCCGGGTCCACACCCTCGGCGGCTACTCGGCGCACGCGGACCGCACGAACCTGGTGAATTTCATCCGGCGGATGCGTCGAGGACCCGCTGAAATACGGCTGGTGCACGGCGACGACGAGGCACGCGCGGGCCTCGCCGCGGCTCTGGCGGAGGAAGTGCCGGGGGTGTCGGTGGTCTCGGCTCCCTTCTGACAGCGCTTTTACTGCAACGGACCCCTGGCGGCGCTCCGTGGCGCCGGGGGGGGGTGTCGTTTCAGGCAAGACCCCNNNNNNNNNNNNNNNNNNNNNNNNNNNNNNNNNNNNNNNNNNNNNNNNNNNNNNNNNNNNNNNNNNNNNNNNNNNNNNNNNNNNNNNNNNNNNNNNNNNNCCAAAAGTAAGCAAAAAATGCCTTCCCCTGGCGGGGGACACTTCTGTCGCGGATCACCTGCCGTCGAACGCCCTCGCAGCAACAGACCGGGGTGGTGCTCCGTGGCGCCGAGGGGCCTGTTGTTTTCCGGCCCCTGTGGACGCGGTTTTATCCAGAATCGGGAGCTGTACTGCCGTTGCGTAGCTTTGGCGCCGGTGAACCGTTGCGAAACACGCCAGTGGCAGGCCCTTTTCCGCATACTCTCTTAGGCTATGGGTAACGATTTTTAAAGATGGATTCGATATGACCGCAATTCAGATTCTATACGTATTCCTCACGGCACTGTTCGCCTCGCTCACCATGGTTCCGCTGCTGCGCCGCTGGGCCCTGAAAAGAGGGGAGGTGGACCGGCCGGACGGGGAGCGCAAGACACACCTGCGGGCGACCCCGCGGATCGGCGGCATTGCCATTTTCATGGCCGTTCTTTTTGCCCTCCTGGTGCATGCCGATCTCGACACCGGCGTGCGCGGCATCCTGGCCGGAGGGCTTGTGGTCTTTTTCACCGGGATGGTTGATGATCTGCACGGGATCTCGGCCCGCAAGAAATTTCTCGGCCAGATCGGAGGCTGTCTGGTCGCCATGGCGGTCGGCCAACTCTATATCACCAGCCTGGGCAACCCCTTCGGCGCGGGGGAGATTCATCTGCCGCTTTGGCTGGCGTGGCCCTTCACCGTCTTTGCGGTCGTCGGGGTGTGCAATGCCATCAACCTGATCGACGGTCTGGACGGTCTCGCCGGCGGAATTTCGGTGATCGCCCTCGCCGCTTTTTTTATCCTTGCCTGCCAGGACGGCAACCAGCCCGCCATCGTTCTCAGCGCCGCCGGTCTGGGCGCCATCCTCGGATTCCTCAAGTTCAATTTCTACCCGGCCCGCATCTTCATGGGAGATACCGGCAGTCTCACCATCGGCTTCCTGCTCGGCTTCATGGCGGTGCAGTTGACCCAGCCGGTGGCCGCCGGCATTGCACCGGTGATTCCCGTGCTGATCCTCGGGCTGCCGATTCTCGACACCCTCTGGGTCATGACGCGCCGGATCCTCCGTAAAACGAGCCCCTTCACGCCGGATCGGACCCATCTGCACCACAAATTTCTCAACCTCGGCCTGCAGCATCGGTTCACGGTTATCCTGATTTACGGCCTCTCGCTCTTCTGGGCGATATTCTCCCTGCTCTTTCTGAATGCACCGGAATATTTCCTTCTCGCCGTCTATCTCTGCGCCTCCCTGGCGTTCTACGTGGTGCTGCGCCATGTTCTCAACCATCCCCAGCACTTTCCGATCGTCGACCGCGACTCGGCGGCGGGGATCCGGCAGTCGGCCGTTTATTTGAAGATCGCCGAAGGGATCGAGCGCGGGGTGCCGGTCTTGATGATGATGGCCGGTCTCTACCTGCTGGCCGCGGTATGGACGGCACGATATGCCGGCGGCAATCTCTGGCAGGTCAACGGGATTCTGGGCGTGTCCGCATTGGGGGTGCTCTACGTCACCCGTGATGCGAGAAACCAGTTTCTGCTGGCGGTGACCTATATCGCCGTGCTGCTGGTCACCTTTTCGGTAGAATCGGCCGGCGCCCGGGAGCTCTTCTGGGGGGTGAGTCTGGCCCGTTTCAGCGACGTGCTTTTCGTCCTGATGGGGCTGCTGGTGGCGGTGAAGATCTGTTTCCGCACGGACGGCGATTTTTTCATCTCCACCGCCGATATCCTCTTCTTCGCCCTGAGCGTCCTCTTTTCGACCACCTACTCCCAGCTGCCCCTCTCCGCCGGACCCGAGGTTCTGCTCAAAGGCATCGTCTTCTATCTGGCCGTCAAGACCCTGGTGGCCCGGAACCGGCGGCGCGCGGTCTTTTCAGTAGGCTCGGTACTGACGGCTCTGCTGCTGATCGCGGTGCGGGGTGTTTTTGTTTAACATCGGAAAATCTTTTTTCAACATTCCTTGCTGAGACTTACCAGCGCTATATAATGAACTCAAACCGCCTCGGCCAACGCCGGACGTATTCTGATGGTTGCCGTTATTGATTGATTTCTGGTCTTCAAAGGAGGTTGCGAACTT
The window above is part of the Desulfuromonas sp. TF genome. Proteins encoded here:
- a CDS encoding four helix bundle protein, which gives rise to MPKAFTGTFLDYSRASLAETISHFYVAFDQGYITADNLSDMRKFSEKVGRKINGLVSYLHQATNKTN
- a CDS encoding four helix bundle protein, whose amino-acid sequence is MARLNSFEELECWQDARELTRKVYDLFKNDSFRKDYDLLSQIRRSAVSVMANIAEGFYRHIP
- a CDS encoding MBL fold metallo-hydrolase RNA specificity domain-containing protein, with the protein product MDYRIVHHGGHTGVTGSCHELRIAEDAGILVDCGLFQGDEERGTRDGEGPGLVPHAASRTPNQIDFPIGHIRALVVTHVHLDHVGRIPLLLAAGYDGPILCSEPSAILLPLMLEDALKVGVTRDRRLIETALERVKRLIVPLPYGRWHEIPAGEGRELAVKLQPAGHILGSAYVECRVRTGVNQLQITNHESRVIFSGDLGAPYAPLLPAPKSPWGADVVVLESTYGDREHEGRRQRRRRLQGIIESALADRGTILVPSFAIGRTQELLYELEDIVHRNRGRYAAKGLPWEDLEIVVDSPLAGRFTEAYRTLRPFWDAEAKQRVLFGRHPLAFEQMTTVGSHDDHENAVRLLARSGRPCIVVAGSGMCTGGRIVNYLKALIGDPRTDIVFVGYQARGTPGRAVQKYGPGGGYVVLDGRRYDIAARVHTLGGYSAHADRTNLVNFIRRMRRGPAEIRLVHGDDEARAGLAAALAEEVPGVSVVSAPF
- a CDS encoding type II toxin-antitoxin system PemK/MazF family toxin — its product is MIFDAFDVVVVPFPFTDKATTKRRPALILSDSREFNQQVGHAVMAMITSARNSDWPLDSEIEDLDAAGLPSPSIIRMKLFTLDVNLIIRKAGRLAAPDRTKAVEALRLLLPLKSIREF
- a CDS encoding GDP-L-fucose synthase; protein product: MNSTSKIFIAGHRGLVGSAILSRLRQGGYSNLVTRTHAELDLTHQQAVSEFFAAEKPEYVFLAAAKVGGIVANNTYRADFIYENLAIQNNVIHQSRVNGVKKLLFLGSTCIYPRECPQPMKEEYLLTGPLEYTNEPYAIAKIAGIKLCESCNLQYGTNFISVMPTNLYGSGDNFDLEKSHVLPALVRKMYLARLLEAGDMEAVLADLGAGSEAEAGAILERFGVSAESVEIWGTGRPRREFLWSEDMADACVFLMEERDFADTHAPGAKEIRNTHINIGTGEDVSIAELAELVRRTVGFGGRLSFDPAKPDGTLRKLTDPSKLHALGWRHRVKLEEGVRRIYEWYLENGGAVR
- the gmd gene encoding GDP-mannose 4,6-dehydratase; this encodes MQKVALITGITGQDGAYLAEFLLKKGYVVHGIKRRSSLFNTDRIDHLYQDPHVENRNFILHYGDLTDSTNLIRILQQVQPDELYNLAAQSHVGVSFETPEYTANADGIGTLRLLEAIRILGLEKKTRFYQASTSELYGLVQEIPQKETSPFYPRSPYAVAKLYGYWITVNYREAYGMYACNGILFNHESPIRGETFVTRKITRAVARISLGLQDFLYLGNMSALRDWGHARDYVEMQWLMLQQDHPEDFVIATGVQYSVRQMVETAAAEVGITLRWEGEGKEEVGIVQEVQGPGPEAQGELKTQNSKLKTGDVVVRVDPRYYRPTEVETLLGDPTKAKEKLGWTPKTTFREMVREMVLSDLEEAKKDELCRRHGFNTFDYHE
- a CDS encoding AbrB/MazE/SpoVT family DNA-binding domain-containing protein; its protein translation is MPTATSRITSKYQATIPEPVRKVLHLKAGDTIAFDIEDHQIRIRKARPIDLAFAQALEGTLNEWESAADEEAYRDL
- a CDS encoding glycosyltransferase family 4 protein → MTAIQILYVFLTALFASLTMVPLLRRWALKRGEVDRPDGERKTHLRATPRIGGIAIFMAVLFALLVHADLDTGVRGILAGGLVVFFTGMVDDLHGISARKKFLGQIGGCLVAMAVGQLYITSLGNPFGAGEIHLPLWLAWPFTVFAVVGVCNAINLIDGLDGLAGGISVIALAAFFILACQDGNQPAIVLSAAGLGAILGFLKFNFYPARIFMGDTGSLTIGFLLGFMAVQLTQPVAAGIAPVIPVLILGLPILDTLWVMTRRILRKTSPFTPDRTHLHHKFLNLGLQHRFTVILIYGLSLFWAIFSLLFLNAPEYFLLAVYLCASLAFYVVLRHVLNHPQHFPIVDRDSAAGIRQSAVYLKIAEGIERGVPVLMMMAGLYLLAAVWTARYAGGNLWQVNGILGVSALGVLYVTRDARNQFLLAVTYIAVLLVTFSVESAGARELFWGVSLARFSDVLFVLMGLLVAVKICFRTDGDFFISTADILFFALSVLFSTTYSQLPLSAGPEVLLKGIVFYLAVKTLVARNRRRAVFSVGSVLTALLLIAVRGVFV